One window from the genome of Drosophila albomicans strain 15112-1751.03 chromosome 2L, ASM965048v2, whole genome shotgun sequence encodes:
- the LOC117566158 gene encoding zinc finger protein 436 isoform X10, with translation MRSHTNETPFRCEICGKSFSRKEHFTNHILWHTAGETPHRCDFCSKTFTRKENLINHVRQHTGESPHRCSYCSKTFTRKEHLVNHIRQHTGETPHRCDFCSKTFTRKEHLLNHVRQHTGESPHRCSYCMKTFTRKEHLVNHIRQHTGETPFKCTYCTKAFTRKDHMVNHVRQHTGESPHKCTYCTKTFTRKEHLTNHVRQHTGDSPHRCSYCKKTFTRKEHLTNHVRLHTGDSPHKCEYCQKTFTRKEHLNNHMRQHSSDNPHCCNVCNKPFTRKEHLINHMSRCHTGDRPFTCETCGKSFPLKGNLLFHQRSHTKGQECERPFACEKCPKNFICKGHLVSHMRSHSGEKPHACTLCSKAFVERGNLKRHMKMNHPDAMMPPPPVHPHPQIPAGVLTQVKQEVKPIIIPHHSATTTMHTIQQITAGAAAAGAGAVQLTPGLVPLVTSTLISSHNAQQTQKQQQAAAAVAAQQQAAAAAAAQQQQAAAAAAAQQQAAAVAHQQHQQQVAAQQQQQQQQAAVAAHQQQQQQLQQQQLLQLSIQQAAHHHQQHQQQQQQQQQQHHQQQQQAHPQAPPQQQQQQPPPQVPIALISDPSALARAAMQLQHLPTNVEQHPVVY, from the exons ATGCGCTCCCACACCAACGAGACGCCGTTCCGTTGCGAAATCTGCGGCAAGAGCTTTAGCCGCAAGGAGCACTTCACCAATCACATACTCTGGCATACAG CAGGCGAGACGCCGCATCGGTGCGACTTCTGCTCCAAGACGTTCACACGCAAGGAGAATTTGATAAATCACGTGCGCCAGCACACGGGAGAATCGCCGCATCGCTGCTCCTACTGCAGCAAGACGTTCACGCGCAAGGAGCACCTGGTGAATCATATACGCCAGCACACGG GCGAGACGCCGCATCGGTGCGACTTCTGCTCCAAGACGTTCACACGCAAGGAGCACTTGTTAAATCACGTGCGCCAGCACACGGGAGAGTCGCCGCATCGCTGCTCCTACTGCATGAAGACGTTCACGCGCAAGGAGCATCTGGTGAATCACATACGCCAGCACACGGGTGAGACACCGTTCAAGTGCACGTACTGCACGAAAGCGTTCACACGCAAAGATCACATGGTTAATCATGTACGGCAACATACAGGCGAATCGCCGCACAAGTGCACCTATTGCACGAAGACCTTCACAAGGAAGGAGCACCTAACGAATCATGTGCGCCAGCACACGGGCGATTCGCCGCATCGCTGCTCCTACTGCAAGAAGACCTTCACCCGGAAGGAGCATCTGACGAATCATGTCCGCCTGCACACTGGAGACTCGCCCCACAAATGCGAATACTGTCAGAAGACCTTCACACGGAAGGAGCATCTCAATAATCATATGCGTCAGCATTCGAGCGACAATCCCCATTGCTGCAATGTGTGCAACAAGCCGTTCACACGCAAGGAGCATCTGATCAATCATATGTCACGTTGCCACACCGGCGATCGCCCCTTCACATGCGAGACATGCGGCAAATCCTTCCCCCTCAAGGGCAATCTCTTGTTCCATCAGCGTAGCCACACCAAGGGACAGGAGTGCGAACGTCCGTTTGCCTGCGAAAAATGCCCcaagaatttcatttgcaaag GTCATCTGGTCTCGCATATGCGCTCCCATTCGGGTGAGAAACCGCACGCGTGCACACTGTGCAGCAAGGCGTTCGTGGAGCGCGGCAATTTGAAGCGGCACATGAAGATGAATCACCCGGATGCCATGATGCCGCCCCCACCCGTGCATCCGCATCCGCAAATACCGGCTGGTGTGCTGACCCAAGTCAAGCAGGAAGTGAAACCGATCATAA TTCCGCATCATTCGGCAACGACCACAATGCACACCATACAGCAGATAACAGCGGGCGCTGCAGCGGCTGGCGCCGGTGCCGTCCAGCTAACGCCAGGCCTGGTGCCGTTGGTCACCAGTACGCTCATCTCCTCGCACAATGCCCAGCAGacgcagaagcaacagcaagcagccGCTGCAGTTGCGGCACAGCaacaagcagctgctgccgctgcagcacaacaacaacaggcagcggctgcagctgcagctcagCAACAGGCGGCAGCCGTGGCccatcagcagcatcagcaacaggttgccgcccagcagcagcaacaacagcaacaggctgCGGTGGCAgcccatcagcagcagcaacagcagttgcagcagcagcaattgctgcaGTTGTCCATACAGCAGGCGGCGcatcatcaccagcagcatcagcagcagcaacaacagcagcagcagcaacaccatcagcagcagcaacaggcacaTCCGCAGGCaccgccacagcagcagcaacagcagccgccacCGCAGGTGCCGATCGCCTTGATCAGCGATCCGAGCGCCTTGGCACGCGCTGCcatgcagctgcaacatctGCCCACGAATGTGGAGCAACATCCGGTGGTTTACTAA
- the LOC117565542 gene encoding LOW QUALITY PROTEIN: uncharacterized protein LOC117565542 (The sequence of the model RefSeq protein was modified relative to this genomic sequence to represent the inferred CDS: deleted 1 base in 1 codon) produces the protein MRRVGKEQNRNEEAADNRSSLLHLNDDVLSLIVDYLEVFQQFELSQLHSRLLNVVQALWRTRVRNVELLDEEMLGVSSRQFQAFITALTPHVEQLNCQRLDVRRLRQLSDGSLNRVTQLEWIRGKCDRRGRLRFVDEDVRLLKRLCPGLRQLTLRGCQVTGKYLCELQQLEELCLDECECLKSKHFRDIFRQLKLRKFDIMDNCDEVNCCDLVQLCPTLENIKIADYHLCMETDITQELLQLPHLRELSIYSKNFVFDVLERIARPRVNHGKLIEGVRFNGLLHDYGRFFRELGNLHQLRRLEIKGILDEGMLQRLNNQMLEQLAPQLPELQQLHISGYQMESDAPLLKFVSNCRQLRILDVNGTRCGGDAFVERCLALLAKQSWRSHPLELWILCSDISYDILKSQRYLIDEKLLRIYNNRMLTGQDHLPNVLKFSFVR, from the exons ATGCGCCGCGTTGGAAAAGAGCAAAACAGAAACGAGGAAGCAG CAGACAACCGGAGCTCGTTGCTCCACCTAAACGACGATGTGCTATCGCTAATAGTCGACTATCTGGAAGTGTTTCAACAGTTCGAGTTGAGTCAGCTGCACAGTCGCCTGCTCAATGTTGTGCAGGCTTTGTGGCGCACACGCGTGCGCAATGTGGAACTGCTTGACGAGGAGATGCTGGGTGTAAGCAGTCGACAGTTTCAGGCGTTCATCACTGCGCTGACTCCGCACGTGGAGCAACTGAACTGCCAGCGGCTGGACGTGCGACGCCTGCGTCAGCTGAGTGACGGAAGCTTGAATCGCGTCACACAACTGGAGTGG ATCAGGGGCAAATGCGACCGACGCGGTCGCTTGCGTTTTGTGGATGAGGATGTGCGACTGCTGAAGCGTTTGTGCCCGGGATTGAGGCAGCTGACGCTGCGAGGCTGCCAGGTGACGGGAAAATATCTGTGcgagctgcagcagctggaggagcTGTGTCTGGATGAATGTGAGTGCCTGAAGTCGAAGCATTTTCGCGACATCTTTCGCCAGCTGAAGTTGCGCAAATTCGACATTATGGACAACTGTGATGAGGTGAATTGCTGTGATTTGGTGCAGTTGTGTCCCACCTTGGAGAACATTAAGATTGCTGACTATCATCTGTGCATGGAAACGGACATCACACAAGaactgttgcagctgccacatcTCCGTGAGCTGTCCATCTACTCCAAGAACTTTGTGTTCGATGTGCTGGAACGCATTGCGCGACCAAGAGTTAATCATGGCAAACTGATTGAGGGCGTCCGCTTCAATGGACTGCTTCACGATTACGGCCGCTTCTTTCGCGAGCTAGGCAATCTTCATCAGTTGAGGCGTCTGGAGATCAAAGGTATTCTGGACGAGGGTATGCTGCAAAGACTCAATAATCAGATGCTGGAGCAGTTGGCTCCGCAGTTGCCggaactgcagcagctgcacatTTCCGGCTATCAAATGGAATCGGATGCGCCtttgttgaaatttgtgtCCAATTGCCGGCAGCTCCGCATCCTTGATGTGAATGGTACACGTTGCGGTGGAGATGCATTCGTTGAACGCTGCTTAGCGCTGCTGGCCAAGCAGAGTTGGCGCTCACATCCGTTGGAATTGTGGATATTGTGCAGTGATATTAGCTACGATATACTGAAG TCTCAGCGATATTTGATCGACGAAAAGCTACTGCGCATCTACAACAATCGAATGTTGACCGGTCAGGACCACTTGCCCAACGTGCTTAAGTTTAGCTTTGTGCGCTGA
- the LOC117566133 gene encoding protein peste, with amino-acid sequence MIGKSRIALTSLLGLILATGGFVYLINLEQLQHKAMEWLMVLKPNTMMTNLWQYPSLPMTAYVYIFNWTNSDEIDNPLVKPRFEELGPYTFTEQIQKLNVTWNPENSTVSYLRKSRFTFVPELSKGNLSDVVIQPNTLTVGITHKAQRWNPVLRSFMMIALNMYGNDATFTRTADEWIFEGFDTPLIKMSSMVPSKLLPQMHFPYERIGYGYPRNGSTELYGHHNIYTGADDFSKIGQIARWRYDDVAASFPHCKLKGSLGEFHPIPLRQGKPISYFLPDICRELQADYAGTTIFEGVEAYVYKGSRRSVANGTDNPDNSCYCQDDCKEVRSGLMNVSACYYDVPIFASYPHFYNADPYYVDAVEGLKPDEDRHEMVIILEPKTGMLLDIKARLMISLLVEPRRESAFRNAPRTFLPLVWADYRVQITPDLLFYLNLLPISTIVSKICGILVIILGLTLLFYYPRKIFIQRQFIRQIDITNLENRIQATSAVNPELKNIGAEGSPLLVGLQYVAASAEAECAS; translated from the exons ATGATCGGAAAATCACGCATTGCCTTGACCAGCCTGCTGGGATTAATTCTGGCAACAGGAGGATTCGTCTATCTGATCAACCTGGAGCAGCTACAGCACAAAGCCATGGAGTGG CTCATGGTGCTCAAGCCCAACACAATGATGACGAATCTGTGGCAGTATCCAAGCCTCCCCATGACAGCCTACGTCTACATCTTCAACTGGACCAATTCAGATGAAATCGATAATCCACTGGTGAAGCCACGCTTTGAGGAACTTGGACCCTACACCTTCACCGAGCAGATACAAAAGTTGAATGTCACCTGGAACCCGGAGAACTCAACGGTGTCGTATCTGCGCAAGAGTCGCTTCACATTTGTGCCCGAGCTGAGCAAGGGAAATCTTAGCGATGTGGTGATCCAACCAAATACTCTCACGGTGGGCATTACGCACAAGGCGCAACGATGGAATCCCGTGCTGCGTTCCTTCATGATGATTGCCCTGAATATGTACGGTAATGATGCGACTTTTACGCGCACAGCGGATGAATGGATATTCGAAGGGTTCGATACACCGCTGATTAAGATGAGTTCCATGGTGCCCAGCAAGCTGTTGCCGCAAATGCATTTTCCCTACGAGCGCATAGGCTACGGATATCCA CGCAATGGCAGCACAGAGCTCTACGGCCATCATAACATCTATACGGGTGCCGATGACTTTAGTAAAATTGGGCAAATTGCGCGTTGGCGCTATGATGATGTGGCTGCGTCTTTTCCACATTGCAAGCTCAAGGGCAGCCTTGGAGAATTCCATCCGATACCGCTGAGACAAGGGAAACCTATCTCCTATTTTCTTCCCGATATTTGTCGCGAGCTACAGGCGGATTATGCGGGAACCACAATCTTCGAGGGCGTCGAGGCATATGTCTACAAAGGCAGTCGACGTTCTGTGGCTAATG GCACCGATAATCCGGATAACAGCTGTTACTGCCAGGACGATTGTAAGGAGGTGCGCTCCGGCTTAATGAATGTGTCCGCCTGCTACTACGATGTCCCCATCTTCGCTTCCTATCCGCACTTCTACAATGCCGATCCCTACTACGTCGACGCTGTGGAGGGTCTAAAGCCCGATGAGGATCGCCATGAAATGGTCATCATACTGGAGCCCAAAACGGGAATGTTGCTCGACATTAAGGCGCGTCTTATGATTAGTTTGCTGGTGGAGCCACGACGTGAATC CGCCTTTCGCAATGCTCCTCGAACTTTTCTGCCTCTGGTTTGGGCAGACTATCGAGTGCAAATCACACCCGATCTGCTCTTCTACCTGAACCTGCTGCCCATCTCAACGATTGTTAGCAAAATCTGTGGCATTCTCGTTATCATTTTGGGACTAACGTTGCTGTTCTATTATCCGCGGAAAATCTTCATACAGCGACAGTTTATACGACAAATTGATATTACAAATCTAGAGAATCGCATTCAAGCAACGAGTGCTGTGAATCCTGAGCTCAAGAACATTGGGGCCGAGGGATCCCCCCTCCTGGTGGGTCTGCAATATGTTGCGGCGTCAGCTGAAGCGGAATGCGCCAGTTGA
- the LOC117566132 gene encoding LOW QUALITY PROTEIN: protein peste (The sequence of the model RefSeq protein was modified relative to this genomic sequence to represent the inferred CDS: deleted 1 base in 1 codon), which translates to MSTGCGSDEPNKINNSRIIAQAASTTPTTSSRATLYKRLASVQRCKSKRTGDNDADVAQQKSTKVSCKTKRLIAAAANTTEGEDSSSDSHSDSSSSRSRHHREQEQQQQLKMTSRACHCAWRLVIVILGVCFIAAGVYLLRNWIDIFTRMRGKEMALSPTSRAYPDWKVSPLPLNFDVYLFNWTNPEDFYVDSPRKPRFEQLGPYRFREQPDKVDIEWHNQNASVSFRKKAFYYFDAAGSNGTLKDIVTSVNTVAHAAARRLDELSSFAKFVASATLSGIQEVSETHTAEEWLFKGFIHPLVSLGKFIRPEDVPYDRVGYQYDRNGTTSFDGDINMFTGADDISKMGQIYTWNNLTHTGAFEGTCGEVHGSMGEFFPPNLSTNGSVYLYMPKMCRAVPLDYTETVTVHGVTAYKFSGTRHAVDNGTMYPDASCYCVKGKCNPAGVINIAPCSYNASIYMSYPHFYMADPSYLEAVDGLQPEKEKHEFYMALEPNAGVPMDVGGGFQANFLMEPIRGVSLYARVPRVMMPLMWAEERVRVTEEIAANIALVPLIVLIGQIVTGILLAGGLLCTCWYPTRKMTRLCHSDDPKAKAAVLRPLTTLSVAGGIGSGLTNANANAITMQQLFHQHDSQNERVGVRLLDYRRSSGLTDSGCSSASERLLESGSTDVIIS; encoded by the exons ATGTCAACAGGTTGCGGAAGTGACGAGCcgaacaaaatcaacaactcAAGGATTATAGCGCAA GCAGCGTCAACGACTCCGACAACGTCGAGTAGAGCAACGTTATACAAACGCTTGGCTTCAGTGCAGCGCTGCAAGAGCAAGAGAACAGGCGACAACGACGCCGACGTCGCGCAACAAAAATCAACGAAAGTTtcctgcaaaacaaaaagactaatagctgctgctgcaaataCAACAGAAGGCGAAGACAGCAGTAGTGATAGTCACAgtgacagcagcagtagcagaagTCGTCATCATCGAGaacaggagcaacaacaacagttaaaGATGACATCACGTGCATGTCATTGTGCCTGGCGGCTGGTCATTGTGATATTGGGCGTATGCTTTATTGCCGCCGGCGTTTACTTGCTTCGCAATTGGATCGACATCTTTACGCGCATGCGCGGCAAG GAAATGGCACTGAGTCCCACGTCGCGAGCATACCCCGATTGGAAAGTGTCACCGCTGCCCCTTAACTTTGACGTTTATCTCTTTAACTGGACGAATCCGGAGGACTTTTATGTGGATTCTCCGCGGAAGCCACGCTTCGAGCAGTTGGGTCCCTATCGCTTTAGGGAACAACCCGACAAAGTGGACATTGAGTGGCACAATCAGAATGCCTCGGTGTCGTTTCGC AAGAAGGCTTTCTACTACTTTGATGCTGCCGGCAGCAATGGTACGCTCAAGGATATTGTCACCTCGGTGAATACTGTGGCGCAT gcCGCAGCACGTCGCCTTGATGAATTGTCTTCTTTTGCTAAGTTCGTAGCCTCAGCAACGTTGAGTGGCATACAGGAAGTGAGCGAAACCCACACTGCCGAGGAGTGGCTCTTCAAGGGTTTTATTCATCCATTGGTTTCACTTGGCAAATTCATTCGGCCTGAGGACGTGCCCTACGATCGTGTTGGCTATCAATATGACCGCAATGGCACGACCAGCTTTGATGGCGACATTAATATGTTCACGGGCGCCGATGACATCAGCAAAATGGGACAAATCTACACGTGGAACAATCTAACGCATACGGGTGCCTTTGAGGGCACTTGTGGCGAAGTTCATGGCTCCATGGGCGAATTCTTCCCACCCAATTTGAGCACCAACGGCAGCGTATATCTCTACATGCCCAAAATGTGTCGCGCCGTACCCTTGGACTATACGGAAACGGTGACTGTTCACGGCGTTACGGCGTACAAGTTTAGTGGTACACGTCATGCCGTGGACAACGGCACCATGTATCCGGATGCCAGTTGCTATTGCGTGAAAGGCAAGTGCAACCCAGCGGGAGTCATAAATATTGCTCCCTGTTCATACAATGCATCGATATACATGTCGTATCCGCACTTTTATATGGCGGATCCCAGTTATTTGGAGGCTGTGGACGGTCTGCAGCCGGAGAAGGAGAAGCATGAGTTTTACATGGCACTGGAGCCAAACGCTGGCGTGCCCATGGATGTGGGCGGTGGCTTCCAAGCCAACTTTTTAATGGAGCCCATCAGAGGAGTATC TCTGTATGCGCGCGTGCCCCGTGTCATGATGCCGCTGATGTGGGCCGAGGAACGTGTGCGTGTCACGGAGGAGATTGCCGCCAACATTGCACTGGTGCCGCTCATAGTGCTAATTGGGCAGATCGTGACGGGCATTTTGCTTGCCGGTGGTCTGCTTTGCACTTGCTGGTATCCCACACGCAAGATGACGCGTCTGTGTCACAGCGATGATCCCAAAGCGAAGGCAGCAGTGCTGCGGCCTCTAACCACGCTCAGCGTTGCTGGCGGCATTGGCAGTGGATTGAcaaatgccaatgccaatgccattaCCATGCAGCAGTTATTCCATCAGCATGACAGCCAGAATGAGCGTGTGGGCGTCCGACTGCTCGACTATAGACGCAGCTCGGGATTGACCGATAGCGGCTGCAGTTCGGCTAGTGAACGACTCCTTGAGAGCGGCTCAACAGATGTGATAATTAGTTAA
- the LOC117566134 gene encoding protein FAM151B isoform X1 has protein sequence MAIKRSSQAERDHHGSSQILFFLCTLALVAVGIDGAALNDSSVFYYELASTPSQSQQSAIDIVLQSEPATVNMVRFDKGKILAKAANLTAISWAHAVNSQQLLSDALSGDIDMIEADIVLGQLNGEGENLPVMAHPPANISDLTLEDFLYQIKAHNDVNEGAEKGVKLDFKSIEVFEGALDILDETIPKMTYPIWINADILAGPVDQNRTVPVDPARFFAGCNRYKQAVLSIGWTTNWGADFRDGEYTQSQCDAMLQAIRDNNVTSTGQPITFPVRAGIAANSVEQLHNLVAAVNDTNESTLTIWSSENDYVNVERLRQLIFGFGVERVYLDVPGTLSSQLDLGNTDSGASTFNSLVSFSFISICFWAISSWLKSV, from the exons ATGGCAATTAAGCGGAGCTCGCAAGCAGAACGTGATCATCATGGATCATCACAAATACTCTTCTTTCTTTGCACACTGG cACTCGTTGCGGTTGGCATCGATGGCGCTGCATTAAACGACAGCAGCGTCTTCTATTACGAGCTTGCCTCAACACCATCACAATCACAACAATCCGCCATAGACATTGTACTGCAATCGGAGCCAGCAACAGTAAACATGGTGCGCTTCGACAAGGGCAAAATTCTGGCCAAGGCGGCTAACCTAACCGCTATCAGCTGGGCACATGCAGTCAACAGTCAGCAGCTTCTCTCCGATGCACTGAGCG GTGATATCGATATGATTGAGGCGGATATTGTACTGGGCCAGCTGAATGGAGAGGGTGAAAATCTACCTGTGATGGCGCATCCGCCGGCAAACATATCCGATTTGACACTGGAAGATTTCCTCTATCAGATCAAGGCACACAACGATGTAAACGAGGGCGCGGAGAAGGGTGTTAAGCTGGATTTCAAGTCCATTGAGGTGTTCGAAGGAGCGCTGGACATACTAGACGAGACCATTCCAAAA ATGACATATCCAATTTGGATCAATGCGGATATCTTAGCCGGTCCCGTGGATCAGAATAGAACGGTGCCCGTGGATCCGGCCCGCTTCTTTGCCGGCTGCAATCGCTACAAGCAAGCGGTGCTCTCCATTGGCTGGACCACAAACTGGGGTGCAGATTTTCGCGATGGCGAATACACGCAGTCGCAATGCGATGCCATGTTGCAGGCCATACGCGACAACAATGTGACCTCCACAGGGCAACCGATCACGTTTCCAGTACGCGCTGGCATTGCGGCCAATAGTGTCGAGCAGTTGCACAATCTGGTGGCAGCCGTCAATGATACGAATGAGAGCACATTGACCATTTGGTCGTCGGAGAATGATTATGTGAACGTGGAACGATTGCGACAGCTCATCTTTGGCTTTGGCGTGGAGCGTGTGTATTTGGATGTACCCGGGACACTGTCCTCCCAGTTGGATTTGGGTAACACGGACAGCGGAGCCAGCACCTTTAATTCGTTggtcagcttcagctttattAGCATCTGCTTTTGGGCCATCTCCAGTTGGCTGAAAAGCGTTTAA
- the LOC117566134 gene encoding protein FAM151B isoform X2 has translation MVRFDKGKILAKAANLTAISWAHAVNSQQLLSDALSGDIDMIEADIVLGQLNGEGENLPVMAHPPANISDLTLEDFLYQIKAHNDVNEGAEKGVKLDFKSIEVFEGALDILDETIPKMTYPIWINADILAGPVDQNRTVPVDPARFFAGCNRYKQAVLSIGWTTNWGADFRDGEYTQSQCDAMLQAIRDNNVTSTGQPITFPVRAGIAANSVEQLHNLVAAVNDTNESTLTIWSSENDYVNVERLRQLIFGFGVERVYLDVPGTLSSQLDLGNTDSGASTFNSLVSFSFISICFWAISSWLKSV, from the exons ATGGTGCGCTTCGACAAGGGCAAAATTCTGGCCAAGGCGGCTAACCTAACCGCTATCAGCTGGGCACATGCAGTCAACAGTCAGCAGCTTCTCTCCGATGCACTGAGCG GTGATATCGATATGATTGAGGCGGATATTGTACTGGGCCAGCTGAATGGAGAGGGTGAAAATCTACCTGTGATGGCGCATCCGCCGGCAAACATATCCGATTTGACACTGGAAGATTTCCTCTATCAGATCAAGGCACACAACGATGTAAACGAGGGCGCGGAGAAGGGTGTTAAGCTGGATTTCAAGTCCATTGAGGTGTTCGAAGGAGCGCTGGACATACTAGACGAGACCATTCCAAAA ATGACATATCCAATTTGGATCAATGCGGATATCTTAGCCGGTCCCGTGGATCAGAATAGAACGGTGCCCGTGGATCCGGCCCGCTTCTTTGCCGGCTGCAATCGCTACAAGCAAGCGGTGCTCTCCATTGGCTGGACCACAAACTGGGGTGCAGATTTTCGCGATGGCGAATACACGCAGTCGCAATGCGATGCCATGTTGCAGGCCATACGCGACAACAATGTGACCTCCACAGGGCAACCGATCACGTTTCCAGTACGCGCTGGCATTGCGGCCAATAGTGTCGAGCAGTTGCACAATCTGGTGGCAGCCGTCAATGATACGAATGAGAGCACATTGACCATTTGGTCGTCGGAGAATGATTATGTGAACGTGGAACGATTGCGACAGCTCATCTTTGGCTTTGGCGTGGAGCGTGTGTATTTGGATGTACCCGGGACACTGTCCTCCCAGTTGGATTTGGGTAACACGGACAGCGGAGCCAGCACCTTTAATTCGTTggtcagcttcagctttattAGCATCTGCTTTTGGGCCATCTCCAGTTGGCTGAAAAGCGTTTAA
- the LOC117566136 gene encoding mannose-P-dolichol utilization defect 1 protein homolog, with translation MADIIKKGALFLMSQKCYDNYVLEHNFLDVPCFKALLSKGLGIGIIAGSVLVKVPQVLKILNSKSGEGINLIGVMLDLLAITFHMSYNFMNGYPFSSWGDNTFLALQTVAIAALVLFFGGRKPHAFIFLLAYAGLLYVLNSGLTSMAVLLTIQSCNIPILLVGKLSQAVTNYNAGSTGQLSAATVIMMFAGSLARIFTSIQETGDQMIIITFCASTFANGVILAQLLYYWNKSPAGAKKQAAVKKAKSKKDN, from the exons ATGGCAGATATAATCAAAAAAGGTGCCCTCTTTCTCATGAGCCAAAAATGCTATGACAATTACGTTTTGGAACACAATTTTCTCGATG tgCCATGCTTCAAGGCGCTGCTGAGCAAAGGTCTCGGTATTGGCATCATTGCCGGCTCGGTGCTGGTGAAAGTTCCGCAAGTGCTCAAGATTCTCAACAGCAAGTCGGGCGAAGGCATCAATCTGATCGGTGTTATGCTCGATCTGCTGGCCATCACATTCCATATGTCCTACAACTTTATGAACGGCTATCCCTTCAGCTCATGGGGTGACAACACTTTCCTTGCTCTGCAAACTGTAGCGATTGCTGCTCTCGTTCTCTTCTTTGGCGGTCGCAAACCACACGCTTTTATCTTTCTGCTGGCGTATGCGGGATTGCTGTATGTGCTGAACTCGGGCCTGACATCGATGGCCGTGCTGCTGACCATACAGAGTTGCAACATTCCCATTCTGCTGGTAGGCAAATTGTCGCAGGCGGTGACCAACTATAATGCCGGGTCCACAGGACAATTGTCGGCAGCGACGGTGATCATGATGTTTGCCGGCTCGTTGGCTCGCATCTTTACCTCGATTCAGGAGACTGGCGATCAGATGATTATCATTACGTTCTGCGCATCAACATTCGCCAATGGCGTCATACTCGCCCAGCTGTTGTACTACTGGAACAAGTCACCAGCGGGCGCCAAGAAACAGGCGGCTGTCAAGAAGGCCAAGAGCAAGAAGGACAATTAA